The sequence below is a genomic window from Lolium perenne isolate Kyuss_39 chromosome 4, Kyuss_2.0, whole genome shotgun sequence.
taaatgaactactcacaagacatcatatggaacatgatcagaggtgatatgatgatgaataacaatctgaacataaaccttggttcaatggtttcactcaatagcatcaataacaaggagtaatcaataccgggagagtttcccctatgaaataatcaagattcaaccctagatgttatagtggagacgaggtgcagcggtggagatgatggtgtcggcggtggagatgatgatgatgatcccaatgaagtccagctcgatgacggtgatgatggcgacgatttccccctccgggagggaatttccccggcagatttcagcctgccggagagctcttttctctctggtgtttttccgccccgcagaggcggctctgTCTATTCTCGATGTCTCTCCACACCTTAGGGTATTcaggagatgaagtacgcgaaggagggatggccgaggggggtcgtgggccccctccccacatggcggcacggccagggtggagcccgcgccggcctatggggggcccgtggcagccctcctcggcctccccttttggctgtgtCCATCTTCTGGAATAATAAGagtttcggtatattttccgtcaattgttgatcttcagaaatactgtatcctgacggtgctttttctagcagaatcctgactccggtgagtaatcctctaataatcatgaaacatgcaaaataggtgaaataacataagtatcatctctaaatatgaaatatatcaaggaataacagtaaattatgatacaaaatagtgatgcaaaatggacgtatcacaacACAGCGCTCGTGGGGACTCTCTCGGAGAGCCGCGACATCTCGCCGGACGCTGCCGCGTGTGCGCTGGAGCGCGAGCTCAGCATCCCCTGGGCCAATGTCGTGGTCACCAAGCACGCCCCGAAGGATTTCCTCATCCGCTTTGACTACCCGAACCACCGTCGCATCGCCATGGAGGCGGGCTCCCTCCCGTGCCGTGGCACCACTCTCTCCCTCAAGCCGTGGTGACAGGGCATCCAACGCACTTGGCGCTTCTACTGCCGCCTTGCGATCGAGGGACTGCCGCAGCAATCTTGGACGATGGACGCCGCTCAGCAGGTGGTGGCCGGCAAGGTCATCGTCGACCACCTCGAGCAGCAGAGCGTGGAGAGGGTGAAAACCTCCGCTTGGTTTGCTTTTGGCTGGGCGTCGAAGCCCGATGTCATCCCCACGTCCAACACGTTCTCCATCATCGACAAGATCGACCTTAGGGGCCGTGTCGTGTGCGCGGAAGGAGTGCCGCCGGTGCCGGAGCACGGAGGCGCCACCTTTCCGGTGCTCATCCATCTCGACACCTCCAAGGAGAGTGCGGGGCCAAACGGCGTGGTGCCGCCCCCTGTCCGTCACTCGTGGGCCCTTGGCGTCGAGGACACCCGCTCCTCGCAGCTGCCTCGTCCTCGCGGTGGAGCGCACGAGCGCCTGCAGCCTCGCAGGCGTGATGACGACGCTGACGACACCGGCACCGGCAGGAGGCCACTCGGCCGCCGCTCCTTCAAGGGCACGTTCCTCGGCTGCAACGCACCGGAGGGCAGTGCGCAGGAGCCCGCGCCCGTGGCCACCGTGGTGGTGTCGGTCGCCGCCGTGATGCCGCTGTCGACGATTCTCCGTCGGCGTGCGGCTCCGGGTCGGCTTCGTCGGCCCCTGCTATGTGCGCGGCGGGTGAGCACGTCCTCTCCACGGAGCTGATCGTCCCGCCCCCACTAGCTGGCAGCCTTGGCTACTTCTGGGTGAGCCCGTGCCTCCCTCACATGTCTCTCCTGGGAGCCCTGTGTCGGATTTGGCCATTTGCCAGTTTGACTTCGAAGCTGACCGGTGCTGGTCCGACCTCCCTCGCGTCGACCCGATGCTGTTGGAGGACGCTGCCTCCCGCATGCCTGTTGTCGCTGTTCCTGCGTCGACTCGAGTTCATCGACTGCGTCCAGGACCACACACCGATGGTGCGCGGCCGCTACGTCGACCGCTTCAGGTCGCCGCTTGGGAGGAAGGCGGTCACCAAGATGGCGCGCATCATTGGGATCGGCTCCCACGCCTCCATCACGATGCCGGACGAGGACCTGCAGGCATGCCTTGGTGCGGAGGAGGTTGGCGCCTGATGCCTCCTGCCGGCCCCTCGCAGCTAGTCAGTTTCCACGTTAGAAGCCTTCGATGTGTGTGCGCCAATCTTGGCCGCGGCCCTCTGTTCGGGCCCCTTTGTTCTGCCCTCGTCGAGCAGCGTCTCTAGGAGCTTGACGGAGCTCAGGCCTTACCCTATCTTAGATTGTACCGTCTTCGATCATCTCGTAATCGTAATCCTTGTGTTGTTTTGTGTTTCATGCTGGCTCACCGGggttctgtcaacacccggatttttaagtccagatgcctattatgccattcctcgcaatcccaggaatattgtttttgcgagacataatagattgatatcacaacacatcattcattacaacacataatcgtcttacaacaaaggatcacatgatccagtcttaatacaacataggggatctagagatccaaatacaaaacacatatagcggaagcgaagtagtagcagttgtggtccatctgttccacaggcaactgttgacgtcaggagtggtcctagttgtcgtagacgtcctgctgtccatcttcctcgtactgttgTTCCTctacatagtctggccatttgaatagccagagacaaatccatgagtactttaaagtactcgcaaactaatactaatgtaagcactatcaactatagtaagggggtgctaagctctaagtttatttgcataaagccaattttagttcacaaacatttagtaaaagcctcttcatttgctaactaactcaagtgggaacattagtgtcattcccacaactctgttgtgattcaattcaaattcaccatttcaagttcaaatcacaagtcacccttcacatgtcacatttttgaaagtggtctgatgacggaacagtatggcctttccaaccgtccataactgtggacgcggctattcgaatagttctacactctgcagaggtcgtacacttgtgccacaacatttgcaatgatccgtcagggttaactggccctgatttatcacactccgtgtgcggactaccaaccataacctttcacttacataccctagtataggcacctctccccatgagcttggcctcccagtgaagaccaactgtcaacctgggaactgcacagggcttgggccggacattcacctcgtttcacgtcatttctcatcatttcttttgttgtagaggcagcctccagcctaaccccgatgacgcttgtttagagggaacccatactaagatacataaacttctagttaagcccttacgcataatcaggtattgtgggggtacttgcaaaattggaatggtatcgcatccgaacccaaccatcagtttttgtaaagttcaccatgtcattcaccagtcatattcaccttcaaaatctttcaatagaatgactcatcattccaaggttttcaaagtcatttcatttcacaagttcccatctagagtagtcaattttatttgttagcactagcagctaatcatgaggggtgttaTCTAGCTTTCATTTCTCTAGGCTAGATTTGATGATCttattctactctagaccaagtgaatcatgaatcaaaaagtaaaatTTGATAAACCAAaagcaataaagcttgtaaagtaaaacttgggatgggatcattaagcataaagtaaaatgtggtggtgccttgctcttgtagagctttccacttagcaagaatattagcttgccttggttggggaatcggtcaaagtggtcttcttctccttggaagtagacctcctcctcctcttgatactcctcggtactagcgtctaaaatacgaatacggggtacacaatcatcataacaAACTTATttgctaaactaagcacacacatgattcacaccacttaaactagcatcacacattactattaagttggtggatgtgttttcttatttaagaaaaataatttcctctcatactaacttaggtgttatttttaattacttagagaaataatttcctctcattatcttattaagatttaatttctctcgtgaacaaaatatgacctaggttgaccaaagtcaacgtcttcatacttatcatttaagaaaatgatttaaatgaggtgtagcacctcataccatttaatcctaacatggtaaagatttaatatcatcaaacaattcatatgagaactaaatgaccagagtctctatctcattttgaaatgtttcatgaaatatttaaatgagagagaaactcCCATAGGATTtagtaatagttttggacaatatctttgactagaaatagccatatagtcctttaattaaactaggccatgatcattcaaagtaagcatggcatatttttgcataaacaattagtacaagtgtaatgtgatttataggagttggaattaacttaaaagaatttttggttgatttttaataattaatctaaggcagaaaagtccttgccttgtttatttttctactttaattctccaccagatattggtttgaatccagtggcattgggtagataatttcacaggctttccaaccatataaaattcactaaaaatGGCCAAGTATATTTGTCCCTATTAAAATTTAAAGTTGACACCAGATTGCATTTTTTTTCTAATTTGgaattttgaattcaaaaagctgggctggcgggaaaacgaggtgggctgcacagcgggggagagatgggccggcccagcatctCAGCGGGCTGCCCGACAGTGGCCCCCGCTTGTCAGCGGGTGCTCACACGCGAAGCGGTACGCCGCGCTGAAGCCGTAGGATTTAAAGGAGGATCGACGGCTATCAGTCGTCCTCATCCTCGAGCAGGAGCGGCGAGGAGCTAACCCTACCGGTGGCGAGGGGGTCGCGATGGGCGGCTTACTGGAGTCCAGCGAGGTCGGTGAGGCGGGCAAACGGCGTTGTCGACGAAGGCGAGTCGAAGGAGGGTTGCGGCGGCTCCAGGGGTGCTCGGAATCGTCGGCTTCGTTGAGCTGCTGCAGCGGCGGACTCCGGTGAAATTGCGGCGACGGTGAGCTCAATCGAGGTGGAGAAAGTGTCTAGGAGatcgaggagaaggaggggaAGCTACTGAGGTGCTGAACTCATCCAGGGGGAGCCGGTATTTATAGGGGCGAGGGTCGACCGAGGGTGCGGAGCAGGTCGTCGACGAGGTCGTCGTTCCAGGGCAGCGAAGGGGCAAGGGATGGTTGCTGAGCGTTGGCGACGTCCAGGCAGTGCTGACGAGCGTCATGGCGAGGCAGGGGAAGGAAGGGTCGCGTCGTCAACGTCATCGCACCATGGCAGTACGATGGCGGATGATCGTCGTCCGTGACGAAGGCTACAGGGCGAGCGTGTCCCAGTGGCGTTGTCCAGTCGCTAGCCGACATTGAGGTGAGCGTGCATGCGCcaggggagagggaggggagTGCTGTGTCGACGGGGCACGGCGGCGTCCTGTCGCGCTCTGGGGCGTCACCATGCGCATCCTGGCGCGCGTGGGCGTTttttgggcgtgtctgggcgtgccAGTCCTGGGCAGTGCTAACACTGGTTCGGTCAAGGGAGGGCATGGTCATGGTCAGAGAGGTGAGGGAAAGCTCAATGACATGCTGTGGCTCAGCTGAGGTGAAGGGAGATGGTGATGGCATGAGGTggacatgccatgccacggcatggcaagctCTGGTGGATTTGGTCAAGTAGTGGTGATGGCAAGTGGTGGCACTGGTGCTGCAGGGTAGAGAGGGTCTCCAGAAGTGCAGTAGAGagccagggttggaccaagtcctctCCAATTTTCAGTATGGGCAACATTTGATACCCTGccagcaaggtgtttgatgaaatgctcgAAAGAAGTAAagttttgaattttgcaattctttttggtgggttgtaaacataTATTATTTGGAGtataatggtggtggtggtgatcaaaatGGAATTGAAATGCAAAATCTCATTTTGCATAAGATCTTGAATTTGAtttaaagtctccacttggcttgcttctAATTTGAAAatgagacagagtttggggtgagGGTTTcgggcaaagttgttctccttgatggtgtcttggatgaggtgcaaagagttggtcaagtgtagaaaggaaattgcaaaaaccaggggctcaaagtgggtaccatGCTGAaattggcacaagtgaccataatcacatgtgagctcataATTGAtttaaatttgatttgaattgggtttctttgatgcatttgtgtttgttattcatatataagtgttttacaaacaatggcacaagccaaagtggccttggttgaagatttgcaaaattggctaagtgtgtatgtgagtgaaaatgggattttctccctatttgatttctctctttttgatttggtttttcttgactccaaagtgattcttattagtttaggcacatttccaaaccatttaaaccattccaaaaggtctagctcaaagatttgcaaaagtgggcataacacataagaggtgatgtgtcaatttttcttattcttgtaatttgttctccttgctttacttgggcatgggttagggtccatatagtgttagattaggtttagagatggtttcacaccatttgggtaaggtaggagggcatagggcaagatttgggtaaaatggccatgtgtcacatatgcctctatgcatatgtggcatttgatttttaatttgattgttcttggaccatttgatgttgttgagtgttgaaatggtatataggagtgatccaaccattcaccacaagtcttagggtcaagatcctcaaattcacaaatttgcattttactctcatatgcctctatggcatttttagtttctttttattttctttggtttcaacttggaattggtttgagaagtactagataaggtttatgaaggttttccaacctctaaacaaagtggaaatgcctagggtaaagttttacaaaaatagccataggcacatatgccctttttcttatttaaattctttttattttattttaacttggatggaaAAAGGGGGTGTGAGATTTAGGGTTTAAGAATATTTCAAAATCTAattaaacaagcaatcatggcaatagcaaaaggattaaacaagatctctatgtatcaacttgatttaataaaagtttttgttagttccaaaatttggaactagggaaattcattttgtttgttttgaaatttttgggatgttacaggttcCTTCGTTTCCCAATGATTACCTTCTCGCTGCTCAATTGGAATGTTCGCGGGCTCAACGACGCGACGCGGCGTGCCGCCGTGTGCCATATGCTGCTGCAGCATCGTTGCGCGCTGGCTTGTCTCCAGGAGACCAAGCTAAGTTGTGTTCCCGATTCGGTGCGCTGCGAGATCGGGGGGCCGCATCTTGATGGGGCCTTGGATCTTTTCGCCACGGGTACCAGGGGTGGCATCATGCTACTCTGGGACTCTAGCGTCTTCGCTGTCGACGAGGTCCATGTATGCCCTAACGACGATGCTGACAAGATCCTGTTCCTCCAGGAGCTGGTGCGACTGTGGTCCGTCATCGTCGGCCCCTGGCTGCTCGTTGGTGACTTCAATGTCATATATGAGGCGCGGGACAAGAACAACGGTAATCTTAACCAGGCGATGATGCGCCGGTTCCGCGACGCCCTCAACGGCTCGGAGCTCAAGGAGCTCAAGCTCTCCGGTCGGCGTTTCACGTGGAGCAACGAGCAGGCCTCCCCCACCCTCGTCCGACTGGATCGTGCCTTCTGCAACGCGGCTTGGGATGCTTGCTTCTCAGCCGTGCGCCTGCAGCCCCTCTCCTCGTCCCTCTCCGACCACTTCCCCTTGCTTCTCACTAGCGATGGGCTAGTTCGGCATTTCCCTAGGTTTCGGTTTGAGGCTTTCTGGCCACATGTAGACGGCTTCAGGGACGTGGTTGCAACCTCTTGGGCCGCACCCACCCCGGCCTTGGACGCCATGGGCCGACTGTCCTTCAAGCTGCACCGTGTGGGTAAGGCCCTCAAAAGGTGGCACAAGTTTTGAGTTGGGGacaccaagctccagctgctgatGGCTGAGGATATCATCTTCCAGCTTGATTGCGCACAGGAGTCTCGTCCCTTGCAGGAGGACGAGCGCGAGCTGCGGTGCCTGCTCAAATCCCGTGTTTTAGGGCTTGCGGTCATCGAaaggatcaagatgaagcagcGCTCTCGTATCTCTTGGCTCCGCACGGGAGATTCCAACACACGTTTCTTCCACCTCAAGGCTAATGGTCGTCGCTGGAAAAACTTCATCCACGCCCTCCACCACGCTGGGGGCACGGCCACGGAGTAGCGCCATAAGCAGCATGTTGTCCACTCCCATTTCACGTCGCTCTTCAGCGCCGCGGACGCGGGGCAGGAGGAGCTCAATTGGGAGGAGCTTGGGCTGCCTGTAGCTGACCTTGCGTCGCTCGACGCGGTCTTCTCCGAGGAGGAGATTCTTGCTGCCCTCCTTGAGATGCCTAGCGACAAGGCAACCGGGCCCGATGGTTTCAACGCCCTATTCTTCAAGGCGTGTTGGCAAACCATTAAGTCCGACGTTGTGCGCGCCTTCCAGCAGCTCCACAACACTAACCGATCTAGCCTGTCCTGCATCAACTCCTCGCACATCGTCCTCATCCCGAAGATCGACAACCCCGCATCGCTCGCCGATTTCCGTCCCATTAGTCTGATGCATGGAGTGGCCAAGCTCTTCATGAAGGTGTTGGCTATCCGGCTGGCCAAACGCATTGGCGAGCTGATCACGGAGGGGCAGAGCGCGTTCATCCGTGGCCGGTCCAtccaggacaacttcctatacgtGCAAGGGATCGTCCGACACTTCCATCGTGGCCAGTCCCCCTTGTCTTCCTCAAGCTCAACATCGCGCGCGCCTTCGACTCCGTATCTTGGACGTACCTCTTGGACTTGTTGCGCGCGCGGGGTTTCAGCACCCGTTGGTGCGACTTGATCGCGATGATGCTCGTGACCTCATCCTCCCGTGTCATCCTAAATGGCGAGGTCGGGCCGCGCTTCCCCCACCACCGCGGTCTCAGGCAGGGGGACCCCCTCTcgccccttgatacgtctccgacgtatcgataatttcttatgttccatgccacattattgatgttatctacatgttttatgcacactttatgtcatattcgtgcattttctggaactaacctattaacaagatgccgaagtgccagttcctgttttctgctgtttttggtttcagaaatcctagtaacgacagAGTCTCggacttggatgaaatcaacgcccaggttcctattttcaccggaagcatccagaacacacgagaaggaccagagggggggcactgggcccccagaccataggccggcgcgg
It includes:
- the LOC139839043 gene encoding uncharacterized protein, whose translation is MASSGGFGQVVVMASGGTGAAGFLRFPMITFSLLNWNVRGLNDATRRAAVCHMLLQHRCALACLQETKLSCVPDSVRCEIGGPHLDGALDLFATGTRGGIMLLWDSSVFAVDEVHVCPNDDADKILFLQELVRLWSVIVGPWLLVGDFNVIYEARDKNNGNLNQAMMRRFRDALNGSELKELKLSGRRFTWSNEQASPTLVRLDRAFCNAAWDACFSAVRLQPLSSSLSDHFPLLLTSDGLVRHFPRFRFEAFWPHVDGFRDVVATSWAAPTPALDAMGRLSFKLHRESRPLQEDERELRCLLKSRVLGLAVIERIKMKQRSRISWLRTGDSNTRFFHLKANGRRWKNFIHALHHAGGTATDAADAGQEELNWEELGLPVADLASLDAVFSEEEILAALLEMPSDKATGPDGFNALFFKACWQTIKSDVVRAFQQLHNTNRSSLSCINSSHIVLIPKIDNPASLADFRPISLMHGVAKLFMKVLAIRLAKRIGELITEGQSAFIRGRSIQDNFLYMEHVHTILLRFGAASGLHVNLAKSTVFGIGRQGLDLAAIVSPLGAATGSFPCRYLGMPRGFRRPRRIDFQPLIDKLGSRLA